Proteins from a genomic interval of Lycium ferocissimum isolate CSIRO_LF1 chromosome 2, AGI_CSIRO_Lferr_CH_V1, whole genome shotgun sequence:
- the LOC132043076 gene encoding protein MEI2-like 5, with protein MPLINVPKEKGRTPWEICPGSDSIHVSSDASLFSSSVPVLLHNKLALSDGELGHQSVDDTSPSLKKIRPDVEVDELLDDGENRAIGSLLPDDEDELLAGIMDGFDPSRFPNHTDDLEEYDLFGSGGGLELESDGQEHLNLGISRVSLADSVGSNGAAIYGLSNGGGAVTGEHPLGEHPSRTLFVRNINSNVEDSELRTLFEQYGDIRTLYTACKHRGFVMISYFDIRAARTAMRALQNKPLRRRKLDIHFSIPKDNPSDKDVNQGTLVVFNLDPSVSNDDLRQIFGAYGEIKEIRETPHKRHHKFIEYYDVRAAEAALRSLNRSDIAGKRIKLEPSRPGGARRNLVLQPNQEPEQDDSWTFRHPLGSSLGNSSPGNWPQFGSPIERGSTQSPGTSPGFRSLSPTIGNNLHGLASILHPRASNTLRVAPIGEDRTMGGHADFPNGSNHVAPFPQSHSFPEPKITQFGGTLSSLGASNTNGSAVETLSGPQFLWGSPKLHPQQSNSSSWKTQSLANAFTYSGQGDRFSVSNHQKSLLNSSQHHQHHLHHVGSAPSGLPFDRHVGFYPDSSILSPGFRGIGIGPRDGSLMVNYGARTTLNSGVAVPGNMSDNGSPGFGMMSSQRLSPLFLGNGHFPGHAASSFEGLTERSRTRRVDNNNNGSQMDNKKLFQLDLDKIRCGEDTRTTLMIKNIPNKYTSKMLLAAIDEQHKGTFDFLYLPIDFKNKCNVGYAFINMLSPSLIIPFYEAFNGKKWEKFNSEKVAALAYARIQGKTALVAHFQNSSLMNEDKRCRPILFHSESSELGDQIVQEHLSSGGLHIQICQSNESDFLESQGSPPEEDPVDKSENS; from the exons ATGCCGTTGATAAATGTACctaaagaaaagggaagaacaCCATGGGAGATTTGTCCAGGATCTGATTCCATCCATGTCTCTAGTGATGCTTCTCTTTTTTCAAGCTCAGTGCCTGTTCTTCTTCACAATAAGT TGGCATTGAGTGATGGTGAACTTGGTCATCAATCCGTTGATGATACATCAccaagcttgaagaaaattcGCCCGGATGTAGAGGTTGATGAGCTGCTGGATGATGGTGAAAATCGTGCAATTGGAAGCTTGCTTCCTGACGACGAGGATGAACTTTTAGCTGGGATAATGGATGGGTTTGACCCTAGTCGGTTTCCCAATCACACAGATGACTTGGAAGAGTATGATCTTTTTGGAAGTGGAGGAGGCTTAGAGTTGGAATCTGATGGTCAGGAACACTTAAACCTGGGTATATCGAGAGTAAGTCTGGCCGATTCAGTTGGTAGCAACGGAGCTGCTATTTATGGACTTTCAAATGGCGGGGGAGCGGTTACTGGAGAACATCCACTTGGAGAGCACCCTTCTAGAACATTATTTGTCCGCAACATAAATAGCAATGTCGAGGATTCTGAGCTAAGAACTCTCTTTGAG CAATATGGTGATATCCGGACTCTCTATACTGCGTGTAAGCATCGGGGCTTTGTCATGATATCATACTTCGATATTCGTGCTGCTCGAACTGCAATGCGAGCATTGCAAAATAAGCCACTGCGAAGGAGAAAACTAGACATACATTTCTCAATCCCCAAG GACAACCCATCAGACAAAGATGTAAATCAAGGAACTCTTGTGGTTTTTAATCTAGATCCATCAGTATCAAATGATGACCTCCGCCAGATATTTGGGGCTTATGGCGAGATCAAAGAG ATAAGGGAAACACCACACAAAAGGCACCATAAGTTTATTGAATATTACGATGTTAGAGCTGCAGAAGCTGCTCTTAGGTCCTTAAATAGGAGTGACATAGCTGGCAAGCGCATAAAGCTTGAACCAAGCCGCCCTGGAGGAGCTCGTCGAAA TCTTGTATTGCAACCAAATCAAGAACCTGAACAAGATGATTCTTGGACTTTTCGGCATCCATTGGGTTCCTCACTTGGTAATTCCTCCCCGG GTAATTGGCCACAATTTGGCAGTCCTATTGAGCGTGGCTCCACTCAAAGTCCTGGCACTTCACCAGGATTTAGATCCCTGAGTCCCACCATTGGCAATAATTTACATGGGTTAGCTTCAATTTTGCATCCTCGTGCATCAAATACGTTGAGGGTCGCACCTATTGGTGAGGATCGCACAATGGGCGGTCATGCAGATTTTCCTAATGGTTCAAACCATGTTGCTCCCTTCCCTCAGTCTCATTCTTTCCCTGAGCCTAAGATAACCCAGTTTGGTGGAACACTGTCCTCTTTGGGTGCTTCAAATACAAATGGTTCTGCTGTTGAAACACTATCTGGACCACAGTTTCTCTGGGGCAGTCCAAAGTTGCATCCTCAACAGAGTAATTCTTCATCCTGGAAAACCCAGTCTTTGGCGAATGCTTTTACATATAGTGGTCAGGGCGACAGGTTTTCcgtgtcaaatcatcaaaaatcTTTACTCAATTCATCTCAGCACCATCAGCACCACCTTCACCATGTTGGATCTGCTCCATCTGGTCTTCCCTTTGATAGGCACGTTGGTTTCTACCCAGACTCGTCAATCCTGAGTCCAGGTTTTAGAGGCATAGGTATAGGTCCTCGTGACGGAAGTTTGATGGTTAACTATGGTGCTCGTACCACTTTGAATTCTGGCGTTGCTGTTCCAGGGAATATGTCGGACAATGGTTCTCCTGGATTTGGCATGATGTCTTCCCAAAGACTCAGTCCTTTATTCCTAGGCAATGGTCATTTCCCAGGACATGCAGCTTCTAGCTTTGAAGGGCTGACTGAACGCAGTCGCACTCGACGTGTTGACAATAACAATAATGGGAGCCAGATGGACAACAAGAAGCTGTTTCAACTCGACCTGGATAAGATCAGATGTGGTGAAGATACCCGGACAACCTTGATGATTAAAAATATTCCTAACAA GTACACCTCCAAGATGCTTTTAGCTGCTATTGACGAACAACATAAAGGCACTTTTGATTTTCTGTATCTGCCCATTGACTTCAAG AACAAATGCAACGTGGGATATGCATTTATCAACATGTTGTCTCCATCACTCATCATCCCATTTTATGAG GCATTTAATGGAAAGAAGTGGGAGAAATTCAATAGTGAGAAAGTGGCTGCTTTGGCTTATGCTCGGATTCAGGGGAAAACAGCCTTGGTAGCCCACTTCCAGAATTCAAGTTTGATGAATGAAGATAAGCGGTGTAGGCCAATCCTTTTCCACTCAGAAAGCTCAGAATTAGGGGATCAG ATTGTTCAAGAACATCTTTCATCTGGAGGCTTACATATTCAAATCTGTCAGTCAAACGAGTCAGACTTCCTGGAGTCACAAGGTAGCCCACCTGAGGAGGATCCAGTTGACAAATCGGAGAATAGCTAG